Proteins from one Strix aluco isolate bStrAlu1 chromosome 10, bStrAlu1.hap1, whole genome shotgun sequence genomic window:
- the LOC141927710 gene encoding LOW QUALITY PROTEIN: olfactory receptor 4S2-like (The sequence of the model RefSeq protein was modified relative to this genomic sequence to represent the inferred CDS: substituted 2 bases at 2 genomic stop codons), protein MVPMENKNNVTEFILHGLTQDKTVAEMCFSLFLIFYATTILGNLLIITMIKTSEQLNSPIYFFLSYXSFVDISXSTVTAPKLIYDLLYWKKTISFVGCIAQLFAGHFFGCTEIFLLTVMAYDRCVAICKPLHYTNIVNKHVCGWLVATSWVGGFVHSVGQTLLAIWLPFYGPNEIDHYFCDVHPSPKLACTDTYITGVIVAANGGGISLSCSVVLVVSYAVIVVSLRTRSAKGRLQALYTCSSHIAVVVLFFGPCVFIYMRPSTTFSADKMVSVFYAIITPTLNPLIYTSKEEVKNAMKKLWIRKVKRSEK, encoded by the exons ATGGTGCCTATGGAGAACAAAAACAATGTGACTGAGTTCATCCTCCATGGACTAACACAAGACAAGACAGTAGCAGAAATGTGCTTCTCATTATTCTTAATCTTCTATGCCACCACCATTCTTGGAAACCTGCTTATCATCACTATGATAAAGACAAGTGAACAGCTGAACTCTCCCATATACTTCTTCCTGAGCTACTAGTCTTTTGTAGACATCAGTTAATCTACTGTCACAGCTCCGAAACTCATTTATGACCTTCTCTACTGG AAGAAGACCATCTCTTTTGTGGGCTGCATAGCTCAACTGTTTGCAGGCCATTTCTTCGGGTGCACTGAGATCTTCCTTCTCACAGTGATGGCCTATGATCGTTGCGTTGCTATATGCAAGCCACTTCATTACACAAATATTGTGAACAAGCATGTCTGTGGCTGGTTGGTGGCAACTTCTTGGGTGGGGGGCTTTGTACACTCAGTGGGGCAGACCTTGCTGGCCATTTGGCTACCGTTTTATGGGCCCAATGAGATTGACCACTACTTCTGTGATGTTCACCCTTCACCAAAGCTGGCCTGCACTGACACCTACATCACCGGTGTCATCGTGGCTGCCAATGGTGGTGGGATTTCCCTGAGCTGTTCTGTTGTTCTTGTTGTGTCCTATGCTGTTATCGTGGTTTCTTTGAGGACACGCTCTGCCAAAGGGCGTCTCCAAGCACTCTATACATGTAGTTCCCACATCGCTGTTGTAGTTCTGTTCTTTGGGCCATGCGTTTTCATCTATATGcgcccttccaccaccttctcaGCAGACAAGATGGTCTCTGTGTTCTACGCCATCATTACGCCTACGCTCAATCCCTTAATCTACACCTCCAAAGAAGAAGTGAAAAATGCCATGAAAAAGTTGTGGATCAGAAAAGTGAAGAGGAGTGAGAAATGA